One Oncorhynchus mykiss isolate Arlee chromosome 9, USDA_OmykA_1.1, whole genome shotgun sequence genomic window, GGGCATATTCAACATGCCATGCAACAGCAAAAAGAAAAAAACTAAAGTATATGTGATGCACTGCTTGGATCATTAGCACTCTTTGTGAGGAAGACATGAGGCCGAGTCCAAATAAACATGAAAAACTGAAGTAATAAAGTACAAAAATGGTGACAGTTAAGAGTTTAGATCGATGTCATTCACTCAAAAAGAAAATCTAGCCAGTAACATATGAAATGTGTTTTGACTGAAGACAGCAGCACTATCCTTGTAAGGTCAGGGAACCGGTTCAGAAGCCCAAATTATGAATAAGTAATTAAGACTGACTCTGGATCGAAAGTGGAGTACTGTACCTTTTATCGGGGCTCTAAAATATTACATTCCGTTAAGTGATATCAGTATTGTGGCATGGCCAAGCAGCCCGAAAGGGGTTGGCGGATGGGACAGGAGAGGGAGTCATCATTTTGAATGAGGGAGAGGAGTATGGGGAGAAGTTGTGGCAAATGCTGGCTGTTACCAGATGGTGTACCCACCATTGGAACCACCCATGAAGAAGTTGTTCTTGCGCTGTGTCATCATGACGTTGGCACCCTGCATGGCGGCCAGCTGAGCTGCATTAGGCATGTGGCCAGGAGGTGGGGGCTGTGATGTGTTTAGGTGAGGGAGAAAGAAATAGTCACATGCATGAGTAACTTTACCAATATCTGTTAATCAACAACACAGGCAATATACTtggctcctcccttgtacttatTATGGTTATCGATGACTTTCCCCTCACGTGGTTGTCTAAGTCTTAAGTAGACACAAACTGAAAGGAAACAACAAAAACCAGCACCCACCAGGAATTGAGCTTGACACCCCTGATATAGGCatggtgttttgcggatactcACAGGGATGGAAGCACTGTTGCTTTGACCAAATCGAGCACCAGCATCATATCCTCCCTCCACTAGCACAGTGGAGCCAGGGGGATACATGGCTCCCATGGGGTAGTATGCCATGGGGACGTTGTGGCCCATTGGTCCAACAGCCAT contains:
- the LOC110532562 gene encoding DAZ-associated protein 2; the encoded protein is MNNKGSYPQQAVYPQQSSAPIYPPAMQVSPQAPPYTDAPPAYSEIYQPRYVHPSQAGQLQQMAQYPGTQMYMQLPQSMAVGPMGHNVPMAYYPMGAMYPPGSTVLVEGGYDAGARFGQSNSASIPPPPPGHMPNAAQLAAMQGANVMMTQRKNNFFMGGSNGGYTIW